A window of the Helianthus annuus cultivar XRQ/B chromosome 4, HanXRQr2.0-SUNRISE, whole genome shotgun sequence genome harbors these coding sequences:
- the LOC110936521 gene encoding uncharacterized protein LOC110936521, which translates to MGVLGESWCFCNGGGKSERTKGSIYSGKGSAMARISTGGMFSGTGFLIHRNLLLTTHAILPSVASAEAAEIRLLNAVGASLFPHRFFITSSVLDLTIVGLDTMDGDSNMSSQQPHYLKTCSKPSLNLGSVVYLLGYTENNELTVGEGKVVIATDNLLKVCTDGVTWSPGSAGFDSHGNLSFMVCDPMKLATSPNTKTTSASSSSSSSWKKDLPMQFGIPIPVICDWLNQHWEGNLDDLVNKPKLPLIRLMSTGQKSEQSCTSFSMRQVFKTTEPENDPTTPSSANVTSKFKDQPGPSSSPVTNSCQDETPAHDQPTHVQGIPTPEIYESPKLTSGPFKKTKSTQIQLLDINFPPKTARPIRPGPTLPVKKQSNSISITEADTTSMNSINGAENVARSCSSQGEVSEGQNGYISEGETTMYSAETAESRNYPSPKGGRLGQQQVGRSQSCVNYNRWGPVQASPVARGRSLEKQRSYMQQGRKVVSQGATSQRSNDYYSPTVSSIMKKRNNLEQQWPNRSRRPTAVHSSPKWAF; encoded by the exons ATGGGGGTTTTAGGCGAGTCATGGTGTTTCTGTAACGGTGGAGGTAAGTCAGAGAGAACCAAAGGCTCTATTTATTCCGGCAAAGGTTCCGCAATGGCCAGGATTTCTACCGGCGGCATGTTTTCCGGGACCGGATTTCTTATTCACCGGAACCTGTTGCTTACGACGCACGCTATTCTTCCCTCCGTTGCTTCTGCTGAGGCTGCTgagatccggcttttaaacgcTGTCGGTGCCTCACTTTTTCCTCACAG GTTTTTCATAACTAGCTCCGTTCTTGATCTAACAATAGTTGGTCTTGACACCATGGATGGAGACTCAAACATGTCAAGTCAGCAGCCTCACTACTTGAAAACCTGTTCGAAACCGAGTCTAAACCTGGGTAGCGTGGTATACCTTCTAGGCTACACCGAAAACAACGAGCTAACTGTTGGCGAAGGAAAGGTGGTTATAGCCACTGACAACCTTTTAAAAGTCTGCACCGATGGTGTAACATGGAGCCCTGGCTCGGCGGGATTTGATTCACATGGTAACCTTTCGTTCATGGTTTGTGACCCTATGAAACTTGCCACATCACCAAACACGAAAACAACATCTGCGTCATCGTCTTCTTCGTCCTCGTGGAAGAAAGACCTCCCTATGCAATTTGGCATCCCGATTCCCGTTATTTGCGATTGGTTAAACCAGCATTGGGAAGGCAATCTGGATGATTTGGTTAACAAACCGAAACTACCCCTTATTAGATTAATGTCAACGGGCCAAAAAAGTGAACAATCGTGCACGTCATTCTCCATGCGACAAGTTTTCAAAACTACCGAACCCGAAAACGACCCGACAACTCCATCCTCAGCAAATGTGACGTCGAAATTCAAAGATCAACCCGGGCCTAGTTCTTCCCCGGTCACGAACAGTTGCCAGGATGAAACACCGGCCCATGATCAGCCCACTCATGTACAGGGAATCCCGACACCCGAGATATATGAATCGCCGAAACTCACATCCGGTCCGTTTAAGAAAACCAAAAGCACCCAAATTCAGCTTTTGGACATCAATTTCCCGCCCAAGACTGCTAGACCGATCAGGCCAGGGCCAACGCTGCCTGTTAAAAAACAATCAAATTCTATTTCTATAACCGAAGCTGATACCACTTCAATGAATTCGATAAACGGAGCCGAGAACGTGGCCCGGTCATGTTCGTCCCAGGGCGAGGTGTCTGAGGGGCAAAATGGGTATATCAGTGAAGGAGAGACCACAATGTACTCAGCAGAAACAGCGGAGAGCCGTAACTACCCGAGCCCTAAAGGAGGGAGGTTAGGTCAGCAGCAGGTAGGGAGGAGCCAGAGCTGTGTGAACTACAACCGGTGGGGTCCGGTGCAGGCTAGCCCGGTGGCTCGTGGACGGTCACTTGAAAAGCAGAGAAGCTACATGCAGCAGGGTAGAAAGGTGGTTTCACAAGGTGCAACATCTCAGAGGAGTAATGACTATTATAGCCCTACAGTGTCGTCAATTATGAAGAAAAGAAACAATTTGGAGCAACAATGGCCTAACAGGTCTCGTCGCCCAACCGCAGTTCATTCCTCACCAAAATGGGCGTTTTAA
- the LOC110934696 gene encoding uncharacterized protein LOC110934696, translated as MEPVLNSLDAKKQACDIEKSKDDGDNSVEIISYGAMFSPYKSKLQRQFSEEDRKYENQKKRSKRLSEWKWVEVINLDDSEDDEKEDELDDTADSSTNKKNG; from the exons ATGGAGCCAGTTCTGAATTCACTTGATGCGAAAAAACAAGCATGCGATATTGAAAAATCTAAG gatgatggtgataatagtgttgaaattatttcttatggtgcaatgttcAGTCCATACAAGTCTAAGCTTCAACGTCAATTTAGTGAAGAg gatcggaagtatgagaatcaaaagaaaagatctaagagactctctgaatggaaatgggtCGAGGTTATAAATTTAGATGATTCTGAGGACGATGAGAAAGAAGATGAATTAGATGATACTGCTGATTCGAGCACAAACAAGAAAAACGGATAA